A portion of the Gossypium arboreum isolate Shixiya-1 chromosome 8, ASM2569848v2, whole genome shotgun sequence genome contains these proteins:
- the LOC108464807 gene encoding CBL-interacting serine/threonine-protein kinase 21 isoform X2 produces MRGKTWLQVIGSKTKIYIIMEYISGGQLSDKLSYAKKLSEPEGRKVFQQLIDAVDHCHGKGVYHRDLKPENLLLDSKGNLKVTDFGLSALRKPGDMLTTACGSPCYVAPELLANKGYDGAAADIWSCGVILFELLAGYLPFDDRNLVVLYKKISGAEYTCPPWFTGPQRKLIARILDPNPKRRITIPEIIEDAWFQTDYTPSCGYEYEGKIDLDDVSVTFDTVEEQNAEMKTHKFSNFINAFQLIAMSHDLDLSGLFEGQDGKRQRTTIGSKHTVNETIKKIEAAAMDVSLSVERMNSFKMKIHPKQKMTRCCRSSYDLSAEVIVVAPTNCVVEISKSAGELAVYKEFCKSLSSLLIEKSDASSQIQGSKTITNSTSILMNECSKEEKDRTKDQRGYFSS; encoded by the exons ATGAG AGGTAAAACCTGGTTGCAGGTTATTGGCTCCAAGACGAAGATATACATAATAATGGAGTACATATCAGGAGGGCAACTTTCAGACAAATTG TCTTATGCTAAAAAATTGAGTGAACCAGAGGGAAGAAAAGTTTTCCAGCAATTAATAGATGCAGTGGACCATTGCCATGGAAAAGGAGTCTACCACAGAGATCTAAAG CCAGAGAATTTGCTTTTGGACAGTAAGGGAAACCTTAAAGTAACTGATTTTGGACTGAGTGCTCTAAGGAAG CCTGGAGATATGCTAACTACAGCGTGTGGCTCGCCATGCTACGTAGCACCAGAG CTACTTGCAAATAAGGGCTATGATGGAGCAGCTGCTGATATTTGGTCTTGTGGTGTCATCCTTTTTGAACTGCTTGCTGGCTACTTACCATTTGATGATCGTAATCTTGTTGTTTTATACAAGAAG ATATCTGGAGCAGAATACACATGTCCGCCATGGTTTACAGGACCTCAGAGGAAGCTGATTGCGCGAATACTTGATCCGAATCCAAAAAGG AGGATAACAATTCCAGAAATCATTGAAGATGCATGGTTTCAAACAGATTATACGCCTTCGTGCGGCTATGAATACGAAGGGAAAATAGACCTGGATGATGTTAGTGTCACCTTTGATACAGTTGAG GAACAAAACGCAGAGATGAAGACCCACAAATTCTCAAATTTCATAAATGCATTTCAGTTGATAGCAATGTCACATGATCTGGATTTATCAGGTCTCTTTGAAGGACAG GATGGCAAAAGGCAGAGAACCACAATTGGATCCAAGCATACAGTTAATGAAACCATAAAGAAAATAGAAGCCGCTGCAATGGATGTGAGTCTGTCGGTTGAAAGGATGAATAGTTTCAAG ATGAAAATTCATCCAAAACAGAAGATGACTAGATGTTGTAGATCATCGTATGACCTATCAGCTGAG GTAATTGTGGTTGCTCCAACAAATTGTGTTGTAGAAATATCAAAATCGGCAGGAGAATTAGCAGTTTACAAAGAG TTCTGCAAGAGTTTGTCAAGTCTGCTGATAGAGAAATCAGATGCCTCATCACAAATTCAAGGGTCCAAGACAATCACCAACAGCACTAGTATACTAATGAATGAATG CTCCAAAGAAGAAAAAGACAGAACAAAAGACCAGCGAGGATATTTCTCCTCATGA
- the LOC108464807 gene encoding CBL-interacting serine/threonine-protein kinase 21 isoform X1, producing the protein MGLATTIGKYQLGRTIGEGTFAKVKLAVDTTNGHHVAIKIIDKAMVLESNLKYQVQSEIRTMKLLHHPNVVRIYEVIGSKTKIYIIMEYISGGQLSDKLSYAKKLSEPEGRKVFQQLIDAVDHCHGKGVYHRDLKPENLLLDSKGNLKVTDFGLSALRKPGDMLTTACGSPCYVAPELLANKGYDGAAADIWSCGVILFELLAGYLPFDDRNLVVLYKKISGAEYTCPPWFTGPQRKLIARILDPNPKRRITIPEIIEDAWFQTDYTPSCGYEYEGKIDLDDVSVTFDTVEEQNAEMKTHKFSNFINAFQLIAMSHDLDLSGLFEGQDGKRQRTTIGSKHTVNETIKKIEAAAMDVSLSVERMNSFKMKIHPKQKMTRCCRSSYDLSAEVIVVAPTNCVVEISKSAGELAVYKEFCKSLSSLLIEKSDASSQIQGSKTITNSTSILMNECSKEEKDRTKDQRGYFSS; encoded by the exons ATGGGGCTTGCAACAACTATAGGTAAGTATCAGCTAGGTAGAACTATTGGAGAAGGTACCTTTGCCAAGGTCAAGCTGGCTGTGGATACCACCAACGGTCATCATGTTGCCATCAAGATTATCGATAAGGCCATGGTGCTGGAAAGCAATCTCAAGTATCAG GTACAAAGCGAGATCCGGACCATGAAGCTTCTACATCACCCCAATGTTGTAAGAATATATGAG GTTATTGGCTCCAAGACGAAGATATACATAATAATGGAGTACATATCAGGAGGGCAACTTTCAGACAAATTG TCTTATGCTAAAAAATTGAGTGAACCAGAGGGAAGAAAAGTTTTCCAGCAATTAATAGATGCAGTGGACCATTGCCATGGAAAAGGAGTCTACCACAGAGATCTAAAG CCAGAGAATTTGCTTTTGGACAGTAAGGGAAACCTTAAAGTAACTGATTTTGGACTGAGTGCTCTAAGGAAG CCTGGAGATATGCTAACTACAGCGTGTGGCTCGCCATGCTACGTAGCACCAGAG CTACTTGCAAATAAGGGCTATGATGGAGCAGCTGCTGATATTTGGTCTTGTGGTGTCATCCTTTTTGAACTGCTTGCTGGCTACTTACCATTTGATGATCGTAATCTTGTTGTTTTATACAAGAAG ATATCTGGAGCAGAATACACATGTCCGCCATGGTTTACAGGACCTCAGAGGAAGCTGATTGCGCGAATACTTGATCCGAATCCAAAAAGG AGGATAACAATTCCAGAAATCATTGAAGATGCATGGTTTCAAACAGATTATACGCCTTCGTGCGGCTATGAATACGAAGGGAAAATAGACCTGGATGATGTTAGTGTCACCTTTGATACAGTTGAG GAACAAAACGCAGAGATGAAGACCCACAAATTCTCAAATTTCATAAATGCATTTCAGTTGATAGCAATGTCACATGATCTGGATTTATCAGGTCTCTTTGAAGGACAG GATGGCAAAAGGCAGAGAACCACAATTGGATCCAAGCATACAGTTAATGAAACCATAAAGAAAATAGAAGCCGCTGCAATGGATGTGAGTCTGTCGGTTGAAAGGATGAATAGTTTCAAG ATGAAAATTCATCCAAAACAGAAGATGACTAGATGTTGTAGATCATCGTATGACCTATCAGCTGAG GTAATTGTGGTTGCTCCAACAAATTGTGTTGTAGAAATATCAAAATCGGCAGGAGAATTAGCAGTTTACAAAGAG TTCTGCAAGAGTTTGTCAAGTCTGCTGATAGAGAAATCAGATGCCTCATCACAAATTCAAGGGTCCAAGACAATCACCAACAGCACTAGTATACTAATGAATGAATG CTCCAAAGAAGAAAAAGACAGAACAAAAGACCAGCGAGGATATTTCTCCTCATGA